The DNA segment ATTCCATAGGTGTGGATACAGTATTGCATTGTGTCATTTTATATTTATCTAACAAATTTCTCATATACTTTCTTTGAGACAGTATGATATTTCCATTCTCATAAAGTACTTCTATACCCAGGAAATAATGCAATCTTCCCATATCAGTCATTTCAAACTCCCTATTCATTGACTCTTTGAATTCCGTAATTAAGTGCATAGAACTACTTGCAATGATTAAATCATCGACATATAAGCATATCACTAATTTTCCTTTGTTAGTGTCTTTTATATACAAAGTATGCTCATATGCACTTTTTCTAAATTAATGTTGTAAGAAGTATGAGTCTATGCGACTGTACCatgctcttggtgcttgtttaaGACCATAGAGAGCTCGTTGGAGATGACATACCTTTCGTTCTTCTCCTTGTTTAATGTATCCTTGAGGTTGCTCTATGTAGACTTGTTCGTTCAGTTTTCCATTCAGAAAAGTTGTCTTAACATCCATTTGATGAAGATACCATCCATAATGTGCAGCTAGAGCTAACACTATTCGAACTGTTTCAAACCTTATTACAGGTGCAAATACCTCTTGATAATCTATACCATACTTCTGCCTGTATCCTTTCACTACTAACCTGGCTTTGTACTTGTCTACATTTCCCTTTTCAtcatattttgttttataaatccaTTTTACTCCTATTGGCTTCTGATGTTTTGGTGGATCCACCAGTACCCAAGTTTGATTTTTATTAATGGAATCCATTTCCCTGTCCATTGCTTCTATCCATCTTTTATCTTTACTTGCTTCTTCATAACTCGTCGGATCTGTACTTGCATAGAGAACGAAATTCACCACTTGATTTTGGTTATATTTCTGTAACACCTCTTCATTTGAGAGTTTTCTAGTATTGCGATATACATTCCTGATGCTTTTAGTTTTAATAACTTCATTTTCTGAGTCTGTAGATGAAGTGTCATCATTGTGTTGTTGATCTTGATCAGTATTTTGCTGTTGTGCTTCATCATTGTGTTGTTGATCTTGATCAGTATTTTGCTGTTGTGCTTCATCTGTCCCCGAGTCACTAAAAACTTGTTGATCTTTATTGGTTTTTTCTTGATTTTGTTCTCCGTTTATGTTATCGGCTGTGGAGTTATCAATTCCCTGTTCTCGGTTCTTGTTATTCTTACCATCATCTTGAGTTGATATCTCCTCTCCATCAGTGATAACAAATGGTACGTTTGATCCTTCACCTTCGAAAACCCATCTTTTATTTTCATCAAAGATCACATCGCGACTGATGATAATCTTGTTAGTTTGAGGGTTATATAGCTTGTAACCCTTGCTAGCTTCACTGTATCCaacaaatattgtttttattgttttgttgGATAATTTGTCGCTGTGTTGTTTGGGTACAAGAGCATAAGCTAGACAACCAAACACTTTCAGATGTTCTACGTTTGGTTTCTGTCCATTCCAGGCTTCAACAGGAGTAATGTTTGGTCTAGTCTTCGTAATTGTTCGATTTAGAATGTAAGTAGTGCATGCTACAGCTTCCGCCCAATAACAATTAGGTAATTGTTTAATATTCATCATGCTCCTACTTAACTCCATTAAAGTCCTATTCTTCCGTTCGACTACTCCgttttgttgaggagtatagCTGTTAGTAAGTTGATGCCGAATTCCATTGAGTCTCAGATAATCTTGAAATGATTTGCTGCAATATTCTCCTCCGCGATCCGTCCTTAATGTTTTGATTACATGATTCGACTGCTTCTCATTCATGACTTTAAAATTCTTGAAGTGATATAGTACCTCGGATTTAAATTTGAGAAAATATACCCATGTCTTTCGAGTGTAATCATCGATGAATGTGATAAAGTATCTACATCCACCGATGGATTCTGTTCTCATTGGACCACATATGTCAGAGTGAACTAATTGTAGTGGTTCAGTTGCTTGCCAGGTCATTTTCCTTTGAAAAGGTTTCCTAGCATGTTTTCCAGATATGTATCCTTCACATACACTATCGTCCTTCTTCATCTTTGGTAATCCAAATACTAATTCCTTGTTTTTCATGTCAATCAGAGTATCCATGTTCACATGTCCATAGCGTCTGTGCCATAGATGTGAGGAGTCGTAGATAGTCATATTCATGGCACATTGCAGATCGCTTTCGGGATGTAATGGAAACATCTTATTGTTGGTCATCTTGACAATACCATGAAATTCATTATTTGAATCTTTGATAACGCATCTATCTTCTTTGAATGTAACTTCATACCCTTTCCTTATGAGTTGACTTACGCTTAACAGGTTATGTTTCAAACCCTTTACATAAAATACATCTGGTATCTTCCTTTCTCTTCCTCTAATAGTAATAGAGACATCTCCGCTGCCTAATACTTCCAACCGTTTATCATCTCCTGTTCTCACCTCCTTTTTTAATGATTCATCAAGGTGAGAGAAGAATTCTCGGTTACCACTCATGTGGTTACTGCAGCCACTGTCAAGATACCAACAGTCACTTTTGACTGTCTCCTCCATATTGAATATCATGAACATAGTGTCATCTTGTTCATCGGCTTCATCTTCTTTATGAATTAATACGTTATCCATTCTCTCACGTTCATCCTTCTGTTGACAAAACTTGGTTGTATGCCCAAGTTTatgacagttaaagcatcttaTCGAATTCATATTGAAATTCTTGCCCCTATTTTTGCTTCGTCCCCTTCCTGCAGATTCAGTCTTGAACAACTGCCTAGATCGGTCTTGGCTTGCATTCGTTATTTGAAATGCATGTTCAACCGGATTATCTTCATATCTTTTTAATCTTAATTCATGTGACTGAAGTATCCCCATTAACTCTTCGGTGGATACTTCTGCCAAATTCTTTGTTTCTTCGATCGTTATAACAACCGATTCATAATTCCTAGTCAAACTACGTAAGATTTTTTCTACAATCCTCTGTTCATCTAATTTTTCTTCATTCATCCGCAATTGATTCACTATATGGATCGTTCTGTTGAAGTATTCCTCAACAGATTCACCATCTTTCATATTTAAAGAATCAAATTCACATCGGAGGGATTGGAGTCTTACAGTTTTTACGCGTGTTTCACCCTTGTATGATTTATGAAGAATAACCCATGCTTCCTTCGCTGAACTTGCCTGCGAAATTCTTTCGAATACTGTATCGATTACAGACTGAAATATGATGTGTAGTGCCCTTTTATCTTTTTTAATTGATTCTCGATATGCAGCGGATCTTTCTTCAGACGGATTCGGTCCCGGTTCTTGATATCCTTCATCGACAACCGTCCACAATTCTTGTGATTCAAGCAATACCTTCATTTGAATGTGCCAATGATAATAATTTTGTCCAGTCAATCAGTTTGGGGATCTGTGTTTGAATTCCTTGCGTGTGCGTTCGATTCATGATCTTGAATTCGATAAAGAAGTATAACTGTTAACGTAAACGGATGTCTGTTTCTTGGATCGGAtgttgtggctctgataccactttgttggaaATCTTTCGAAACTTGAATGGGGTTCTGCAGATTTCTAAAAGATATTGTTCATATAAAAATGAATTGATAATTACAAATGTGATAATACAGAGATATATATACGTACATACATAgggatatatatatattgtaactGCCCTATAATAtaacttaataataataataataataactatctagcttatctatatttatatacatatatgcaaATGCCGGACATATATGTATCCATATATATCTAACAAAAAGTGCCTAGTCTTCAGCACTGACTGACGGATCTAGATTTGCTACTGGAGGGGTGGTAAGCATTTTTCACAATGATTATGCTAAAAAAATTCTCTTGTGGGCACTAAGCATGTTTATCATTTCATTAAGTAATTGAAGGATGGGCGTCTTAGAATACACGAGTGGCCAGGCATGCAGACCATAGTAGATGTATCGGAAGCTCGCAACTCAGTCAATGATATAGATTTCAGGTGGGTGACTTTTGAATCATCATCATGTGAAACCTAGTACCCAAGTTTTTCATTTGATATATAATGAAACTTACCTGTCCTACAAATTTAATCTTTCAGCCTAGACTCAAGGTACTTGGCTTCAACATACACCGATGGCTCTCTTAGGATTTGGGACAGTACTGCTAATGGTGGTGCAGTCACTCGACCAGGCTCAGTAAgttgtaataattattaaaaaaaaaaaaaaaaaactagagaAAAACGGCACCAGTTAGTTCTAGTCATAATAATTCTGTGCTTTTTCCCATGCAGACTTATAAATTTGAGCTATGTCGATTTTCTAGGGATCAAACAAAACCATACCTATTTTGCACCCTCCAAGAAGGTAGGTATATTTACATGTGCATAAGCCATGAAGGGAAATATGATTCAGTTTTCTTTAGCTGGATGTTCATGTATGCAGGTTATCGACCAGCCACAGTCATCTGGGACATCAGTACGAGGAATATAATTGAGGTCAAAGATCTTAGAAAGCATGCTTGTGTAATGTCAATCAGCGCGGATGGAAGTTATATAGCTCTGTAAGTTTTAAGCATTCTTTGGATGGAGATTAACCCATGATATATTaaattttcttcttcttttatACACATGTAGTTTGCAGTTTTCACTGGTTTCCATGGGTTTGAAAATGTTCAGCCAACCGAACCAAATTTGCTTTCAATCCGTTAAACGAATTTCACCAATGTCCATAGTATTCAAAATACATGTTGAAGTTCAAAAGTTCCAAAAAGAATTTCTCTTACAAAAGCCTAAACAAGGATATGTATACATTTACAAGGGTGGGATCTTGTACAAATAGATTTTAACATGCGAAGTACTAGAGTAATTATTGCTACTAAATATTAAACTATAGTAATTGTTATTCCGCTACAGTTTTAAAGTTTTAAAGTAGCGTAACAATAATTAGTTAATTGCTCTAGTTCAATTTTTAGTATCGTAATTACTCAAACACTTTGCGCTGAACAAGCTGTTAGTATTTGATCCTAACACTATATAATATAACTAGCGGGATTTGCCCGCGCTATGCGGCGGGAAGTCATCCGTATTGGTTCGATTCGTTACGCAGGGGATTCGAGGTGGTAACGATTCGTATCGGTATATGACTTGCACTCGGTTTAAAATCAAGATATGTCTGTACGCCTTTTAGATTAAGAACGAATATTGGTAGTTCAACACAGTACTATTTTGAATAAAACTTTTTCAAGAAAAACGTAGTCATGTATTCAGCTTTACAAAAAAGACAATGAACGCGAGTTATTGAAggaaaatcaaattaaataaaaactaaTTCGGTTAAAGGTGTAGTTTTAAAGTATATACCGATACTGGTTTCTATAATACCGATATGGGTATCGACCTTGTCAGTATTTGTTTTATTCATCATGGTACCATTATGACACCGATACTTGATCAAGCCTTTGATAccaaaaaaaatacttgatttcgAACACAACtcgttttcaataaaatttataaaaacaaacactACATATTTAGTATTTTTAAACTAACGAAGGCAAGTCATCAAATAAAATACaaattgataaaaaaaatgagTTGAAAACGTATTTCATACCTAATAAGATAGTCAATAGAATGAAAAAAACTATGATATAACATTTCAAATATTATTAGAAAGaaaaattaaatattatttaaacAATCAAGTATTAAAAAAAACAAGTCACTGTTCATCCTAAGTTCAAAATAATATGTATAACTAGTGATATTTCCCCGCGCTTTGCGGCGGGGATTAAGTCGCTATCAATTTGGTTCATTACAGTACCTGCACTCGATATAGTAATTGAAAGAGAAAGCACTACATCGAtcgaaaaaaaaacatatatgttGTTCAATTGATATCTGTTCGGTTCGCTTtcattttatgtttattttatttcaacATTACGATATTTTTTTGATAACGGATATTCTGCCGCTATCGTACCAAGCCCAATCGAAATCAATTGAACAACATTTGTATCGGTaccaatatttttttatttttagttttttttttttttttgctttcaaTAAATAAACTGATGCTGTATCGCTATCATATTGTACCGAAAATCATCGGTACCGGTATACATTCCGTTTTATTGTTTCCTGTTTGATAACAGGTACTTTGATCGTATCTTAAAAGTTATATGAGAGAACAAGATATACTTAAATCAATTAAAGTaataaaccaataaaataataaaaccttAGAAAAAACAAtattgaaaaaaatcaaaaacaattgTTCCTctctttttatttcaacattaCGATGTATATTCTTTAAACGGATATTGTGTCGCTATCATACCAAATTCAATCAAAACCGATTGTATAACATCTGTATCCATATCAatatttttttagtgttttttgcTTTTGTTTAATTAATATGGTATCGCTACCATACCGTACTAAACAACATCAGTACCAGTATACATTCATTTGTATGATTTCTTGTTTGATAACTGGTACTTTGATCGTATCTTAAAAGTTATAGAAAAATATGTGTGTAAATCAATTAATCtaataaaacaatataataaTGAAAACCTTTAAAAAAACAATATTGAAACAATCGAAAAATACTATTCATGGCTTGTTTCTATTAATaagtatataatataatataatatgtatAACTAGAAGGGGGCTTGTACAATGCGGCGGGGGAAATAGACACTGACAGGGTAGGCATGGTTTGGTCGTTCAGCTATTAACTAAAGTTATCGGTTAGCCTATTTTATTAAACAATGGGTTTTCGGGTTAATTAGTTTGTGTATTCAGTTATATTGATGGTCTTTGGTTTAGTTCATTTAGTTTATGTTAAAAGCCAAAACCAAACagttttgcttagaaatacatgaaatagaggtataaatacatgaaatgaatgtataaatacatgagatgaaggtataaaatatgaaatacatgaattGAAGGTaaatatatagggttaggttcatgTGTCAATAACTCCCTTGATTGGGAACACTAGTGAACTTATCCTAGCACTTGATAATCAATACACAAATGTAAACACAAGTGTAAatcaggatttgatgatgaaaatacactagtatattttacgatttgataatgtaaatcaatggtcaggatttgttcactcagttcatagatacactagtgttcactttagaaccccaccctatatgtatatatcatcatcatcgtactcagtaaatcccaccaatagcaaagctaaggtagggtctgaggagggtaagatataGACAGCCTCAcatctaccccgtaggaatagagaggctgcttccagagaccCCCGGCTCAAtggtagttttgtatcaagccttggacataaggcacataacactcggcaattaagacaaaggccaattagtgcatgtactcccttgtctttcggctgtcaacgccaccacatgatgcatgattaaccatccccctcttttaacattattttcacgaaattagtaaattaaagttaaaattagtgcactttcacttttgccccccaagcgcccacacatatatacattatatgcgcataccacAAGCAGGACGTAATATATAATAAATTTGAATGGTTGGATTAATTTTCGGTAAACAAGAGTACCAAAAAAACCATAATTAGTTTTTGATTAATTAGGTTTTCGGTTGCTTAATCGGTATTCGGTTAATTTAATTTTTGATTGATTTTGGTTCGGTTTCTTCTGTTTTGATTTCGTTTCAGTTATTGCTCATCCTTAGACACTATTAATAACGTAACGTATcatttttaattaagaaaattaTTGCAATGCTATACTcaaattaaaaagaataaaatgctcgtttttatggtgtaatttaatatatatatatatatatatatatatatatatatatatatatatataggggatggatcatgagaaaactaatttaaatgagaaaaccaaaaaactaactaaaaaagtctaaaaaatataccaatttttttttacaatttttttataaaaaatcgctattttttgtgtatgtaaaaattaaaaaaaaattgttgtattgcacatgtgcactaatacggatataatgcacatgtgtagtataTATATAATGCACAagtgcagtacaacaaaaaaagaaattttgaaattttttttatatataaaaaatagcgacgtttttataaaaatttgtaaaaaaaattggtatgtttttttagctttttttaggcttttttagttagttttctagttttctcatttagatgtagttttctcatgatactctatatatatatatatatatagggtagggctagatagaaaaccctatctatataaaaaaccctagaaaacccaacctcccgacttttttttttttttgaaaaaaataacacatgtaatatacatgtttttaagagttttgggccaaaaaaatcaaaaaagcgccgaaggcataatttaaaaaaaaataaaatttcagcaactttcagcatttttgtctaacacGTGTTAGGcgctgaattttgtttattttttttaaaaaaatccattcggcgcttttttgttttttttttggcccaaaacactctaaaacatgtatattacatgtgtaatttttttcaaaaaaaaaaatgtcgggaggttgggtaaaaatggggggagatttgggtttccagagttttctaagaattttagggttttttgtcttgcattaccctatatatatatatatatatatatatatatatatatatatatatatatatatatatattaacataccaaaaaaaataaattatgtattttgtttttttataaggAGAATAAATTGTAACTACTAATTAATTAATCAGAACTTTTTCAAGATGAGGGATTATAGTATAATCAATATAGGGGATTAAGTGTAATTAATGTTTAAAAGATTATTTACCTTCATTTTAGGATTGTACTTTATTcattaaattcaaaaaaaaaacttttaacttttgggTATATTAAAATGGCTTTTGTaaatgcattataatatagtatagatattatAGAATTTGGGCCAGTTCAGAAACCAAATTACCCGTTTGTGAATTCGACACCATTTCCTTTTAATGTAGGGGAAGTAATGCTATGAGGTGTGGGGGCATCATCCCCGTCACATCACCAGCTATAGCGCTCATAAGGGCTTTATCACCACACCCATATGGGGCGCCATTGATGGGGCTCCATTAGGTTAACACCCGGTAGCGCTCATATGCACATATTCAGGTGGGGTCCACTAGTTCTAGACCaatcaaataattttttttaattttgtttaataggggctCCATCCACACCATGTAAATTAAAGGAAGACTCAATAGGTGACGTGGATCCTAGGTGAACTTGATAAAGCCCCATAAAGCTCCATCCACACCTCATAGCATAAAAATTATGAGGTGTGGATAGTAGAAGTATGGGACATAGATGATTGTGCCCAGAGCAAGGAGCTTCACTTGGGATGTCAAGTCACCTCTCTGAGTTTCTGTCCCTCAAATAGGTACAGCAGCCAGCCTATTTATTTAGGCTTGAAGATACTTTTTGTTGATTTCTTTTAgatcgtggggtatggtggggcttggttaggggcatgagttgacacgtggaattCGAACCCTCCCACTGTCTAGTGACGTGTCCGTgaggtatggcggggcgtgggtgcACCGCGTGGGTTGGCAGgctattaatatatatatatatatatatatatatatatatatatatatatatatatatatatatatatttaatttaaaacCCAAGGCGAATAGGAGGCCGCCACatcaaacccaagcccaccccacgcccggcttcaaacccaagccTCAAGGGCCacaccccaacccaagccccaaggggtggtggcttgggcgttttcccccaacccaagccccacacCCCACAGTCTTAGGCTGGAAGGTATGGTGAGGCTCATCCCCAAGCCCCACACCCCACAGTCATAGGCTGGAAGGTATGGTAAGGctcatccccaaggggatgggccgccacgttGACCGCTACGTAAGCGGGTGTGAGAATGGGCATAAAGGGGATGGAactagggggtgggggatgaatccctttatatatgtgtatatatatgtataggtgTGTGTGAGGGGTTGAGGCCCGGCTTGGGCGGCTGTGGGCGAACGGAGGCAACGAGCCTGAAGCGGTGACGGAGCAAGGGGTGGGGTGACTGGGGCGGCAGCAAGGGGATGGGCCTGAGGCCGTCCCCCATACCTTCCGGTCTTAGTAAATAACATGTGTTAAAACTAGTTAATCATCAACCAACTAATTTGGTAATTGGTTCTTTTACAGGGTTCTTCTTTCGACTTCTAATCAATGGGGAGCTATGATAACCAAGTTTCGTATCCGTCCCCGTATTACTTGTCTCTCTCTATACTTtcactctctcacacacacaccaTCTGCTGCATGGTCATTTTTTAGATGCAGTAGTATATTTTTGATGATTATTTACGGGTGATACTATTTACACCACCCTATTTACTAATTACACCCCCTATTAAAAATATCACATCC comes from the Helianthus annuus cultivar XRQ/B chromosome 4, HanXRQr2.0-SUNRISE, whole genome shotgun sequence genome and includes:
- the LOC118491494 gene encoding uncharacterized protein LOC118491494, with translation MKVLLESQELWTVVDEGYQEPGPNPSEERSAAYRESIKKDKRALHIIFQSVIDTVFERISQASSAKEAWVILHKSYKGETRVKTVRLQSLRCEFDSLNMKDGESVEEYFNRTIHIVNQLRMNEEKLDEQRIVEKILRSLTRNYESVVITIEETKNLAEVSTEELMGILQSHELRLKRYEDNPVEHAFQITNASQDRSRQLFKTESAGRGRSKNRGKNFNMNSIRCFNCHKLGHTTKFCQQKDERERMDNVLIHKEDEADEQDDTMFMIFNMEETVKSDCWYLDSGCSNHMSGNREFFSHLDESLKKEVRTGDDKRLERKSTHKERV
- the LOC110933550 gene encoding SEC12-like protein 1, coding for MQTIVDVSEARNSVNDIDFSLDSRYLASTYTDGSLRIWDSTANGGAVTRPGSTYKFELCRFSRDQTKPYLFCTLQEGYRPATVIWDISTRNIIEVKDLRKHACVMSISADGSYIAL